Proteins encoded together in one Neobacillus sp. FSL H8-0543 window:
- a CDS encoding HAMP domain-containing sensor histidine kinase, with the protein MSIKLRLILSNIAMIIVPLILFFFASLLLLIFFLGDLREMANFLPESHNYHQIVQEDSKLFFKLKEKSVMNPDELMNKEFLQSLDPQLEEIKTDLIIRKDGELYYSSNGVEKVKANDLPNFGNETNLRNLEELGNQTFAIKQHDFFNQDGSKLSLFLLKDASPWNKFMKTFFPILFGLCLLSLIATNGLLSYFVSKSIIKPINRLKTAAQFIKNGNLEYSIRPVRNDELGQLTLSFEEMRIQLNESRLIQKQYEENRKELIAHISHDLKTPITSIKGYIEGIRDGIADTPEKKAHYLKTIYTKSVDMDHLIDELFLFSKLDLGKVPFEFERINLKDYLTDYFEELSFDLRKQNVDVDLQLSPKGNCYVRTDRDKFKRVLSNIVNNSLKYMDKDKKEVKISLLSTDGWVDIVLEDNGPGISKESIPLIFNQFYRAEQSRNKLTGGSGLGLSIARMIVEEHDGTIQVESEWKIGTKITVSLPQDICKEVDAT; encoded by the coding sequence ATGTCCATCAAACTCCGGCTCATACTGTCTAATATTGCCATGATCATCGTCCCGCTTATCTTATTTTTCTTTGCCTCACTGCTTTTATTGATATTTTTTCTAGGTGACCTAAGAGAAATGGCTAATTTTCTTCCAGAAAGCCATAATTACCACCAAATCGTACAGGAAGATTCAAAGTTATTTTTTAAGCTAAAAGAAAAATCAGTTATGAATCCGGATGAGTTGATGAACAAGGAATTCTTACAATCGCTGGATCCCCAGCTTGAGGAAATAAAAACAGATCTCATCATCCGAAAAGACGGTGAATTATATTACTCTTCAAATGGGGTTGAAAAAGTAAAGGCAAACGATTTGCCCAATTTTGGCAATGAAACAAATTTGCGCAATCTTGAAGAGCTAGGTAATCAAACCTTCGCTATCAAGCAGCATGACTTTTTTAACCAGGATGGCAGTAAACTATCACTCTTTCTTTTAAAGGATGCTAGTCCATGGAATAAGTTCATGAAAACATTTTTTCCGATATTATTTGGCTTATGCTTATTAAGCTTAATTGCCACAAATGGACTGTTAAGTTATTTTGTTTCAAAAAGCATCATCAAGCCAATTAATCGTCTAAAAACGGCGGCCCAATTTATAAAAAATGGAAACCTTGAATACTCAATTCGGCCTGTCAGAAATGATGAGCTTGGTCAGCTGACACTTTCGTTTGAAGAGATGCGCATTCAATTAAATGAATCACGCCTAATTCAAAAACAGTATGAAGAAAATCGCAAGGAATTAATCGCCCATATTTCCCATGATTTAAAAACACCCATCACCTCAATAAAAGGATATATTGAAGGCATTCGTGATGGTATAGCAGACACACCTGAAAAGAAGGCGCATTATCTAAAAACCATTTACACTAAGTCCGTTGATATGGATCATTTGATTGATGAGCTCTTCTTATTCTCGAAGCTTGATTTAGGAAAGGTTCCTTTTGAATTTGAAAGAATCAATTTAAAAGATTATTTAACAGATTATTTTGAGGAATTAAGCTTTGATTTAAGGAAACAAAATGTCGATGTTGATTTACAATTATCACCAAAGGGCAACTGCTATGTTCGTACAGACCGGGACAAATTCAAACGTGTCCTCAGTAATATTGTCAATAATAGCTTGAAATATATGGATAAAGATAAAAAGGAAGTGAAGATATCGCTTCTTTCCACTGACGGCTGGGTTGATATTGTACTCGAGGACAATGGACCTGGAATCTCAAAAGAATCCATCCCGCTTATCTTTAATCAATTTTATCGTGCGGAACAATCCAGAAATAAATTAACAGGCGGCAGCGGGCTTGGTCTTTCGATTGCGAGAATGATTGTCGAAGAACATGATGGTACGATTCAGGTTGAAAGTGAATGGAAAATTGGAACCAAGATTACGGTTTCATTGCCGCAAGATATCTGTAAAGAGGTGGATGCAACATGA
- a CDS encoding ABC transporter permease subunit produces MNTIQANSYNELQKLLAKKVTKLFLFVAVALPVLTKLLVNKLFIIDWMALPAENINLTLLDLFVSLLLPLFIFIAATDLFTGEGERGTLFQVRPISRIELFLSKLLSIGGLVLVQLLLVWLFMLISSALFDKTFDFVAIASSLGAYLVSWVPLMVIVALAVLIALVINSSVLAISGMIVLYLAMVFIPYMVPNILYMLPTAYLDWYMHWLGDVSFRWIIQTVTYLCSAVVLFLSAGYYMFNRKEA; encoded by the coding sequence ATGAACACAATCCAAGCAAATAGTTATAATGAACTGCAAAAACTGCTGGCAAAAAAGGTGACTAAATTGTTTCTCTTTGTAGCTGTAGCGCTGCCGGTTCTTACCAAACTTCTCGTAAATAAGCTCTTTATTATCGACTGGATGGCGTTGCCTGCAGAAAATATTAATCTTACTCTCTTAGATCTATTTGTCAGCCTTTTGCTACCATTATTTATCTTTATTGCTGCCACCGATTTATTCACTGGTGAAGGCGAACGTGGAACACTATTCCAGGTCCGTCCGATTAGCCGAATCGAGCTATTCCTATCCAAACTACTCTCTATCGGAGGCCTTGTACTAGTTCAACTGCTTTTAGTTTGGCTATTTATGCTTATTAGCAGCGCACTATTTGATAAAACCTTTGATTTTGTTGCGATCGCATCAAGTTTAGGTGCCTATTTGGTATCGTGGGTCCCGTTGATGGTCATTGTAGCGTTAGCTGTCCTGATTGCACTTGTTATAAACTCGAGTGTTCTTGCGATATCTGGGATGATAGTTCTTTACTTAGCGATGGTCTTTATTCCATATATGGTGCCAAACATCCTTTACATGTTACCAACCGCCTATCTTGATTGGTATATGCATTGGCTGGGAGATGTGTCATTTCGTTGGATAATCCAAACTGTCACCTATTTGTGCTCCGCAGTCGTGTTGTTTTTATCAGCAGGCTATTATATGTTTAATAGAAAAGAAGCTTAA
- a CDS encoding ABC transporter ATP-binding protein — protein sequence MEKAVVITGMTKQYSNGRGIKNINLTINQGEIIGVLGPNGAGKTTLLKCMTGLIQPDSGSTEIFGIDLQHNYKKAIDPVGALIGSAVAYENMTPYQNLKMISRFYSNVQSSDIDEVLQQTGLSPYKNEKISSFSMGMKQRFGIASALLSKPRLIILDEPTNGLDIDGLLTLRKAIQEIARHSRVTFVISSHHISELEKLCNRFCFLIHGQASFYEANEQSLEEIYVKKVEESAYEHNPSK from the coding sequence TTGGAAAAAGCAGTGGTTATAACTGGGATGACAAAGCAATATTCCAATGGCAGAGGAATTAAAAATATTAATCTAACAATCAATCAAGGTGAAATTATTGGCGTCCTTGGACCAAATGGTGCGGGTAAAACTACGTTATTAAAATGCATGACAGGACTTATTCAACCAGATAGCGGGAGCACAGAGATTTTCGGTATTGACCTCCAGCACAATTACAAAAAAGCGATTGATCCCGTTGGTGCTTTAATAGGTTCTGCAGTTGCCTATGAAAATATGACACCATACCAAAATCTAAAAATGATTTCCCGTTTCTATTCGAATGTTCAGAGTTCAGATATTGATGAGGTCCTGCAGCAAACCGGGTTATCTCCTTATAAGAATGAAAAGATTTCCTCCTTTTCAATGGGAATGAAGCAGCGTTTTGGGATCGCCTCTGCCCTACTTTCTAAGCCGCGGCTAATCATTTTAGATGAGCCAACAAACGGTCTTGACATCGATGGACTGCTAACTTTAAGAAAAGCGATTCAAGAGATCGCTCGTCATTCCAGAGTAACCTTTGTGATTTCCAGTCACCATATCTCTGAACTTGAAAAACTATGTAATCGATTTTGTTTTCTCATTCATGGGCAGGCATCATTTTATGAAGCCAACGAACAGTCATTAGAAGAAATATACGTCAAGAAGGTAGAGGAATCGGCTTATGAACACAATCCAAGCAAATAG
- a CDS encoding IDEAL domain-containing protein — MEKRLLNSPQPTDANNDSTIAEMFLNNIMIEFRKKTLRQEIDQSLQERNKEAFIKLTEELKKIC, encoded by the coding sequence ATGGAAAAGAGATTATTAAATTCTCCACAGCCGACAGATGCAAACAACGATTCAACAATTGCTGAAATGTTTTTAAACAACATTATGATTGAGTTTAGAAAAAAGACACTCCGTCAGGAAATCGACCAATCATTACAAGAAAGAAACAAGGAAGCATTCATCAAGTTAACAGAGGAACTAAAGAAAATTTGTTAG
- a CDS encoding SRPBCC family protein: MPSDKHQVELEIPIDVIWDFIRDADNWAPLVPGYIYHEAINDRQITWEFKSDLGIVKKKVTLLIDFKEWNEPNKVSFEIKRKNEKYIGEGYIEVKALNKNKTRVTGFLEINASGAMGSLANSLFKSNIPKSAEEAAAAISSKLEEFNNK; encoded by the coding sequence ATGCCAAGTGATAAACATCAAGTCGAATTGGAAATCCCCATTGATGTGATTTGGGACTTTATTAGAGATGCAGATAATTGGGCACCACTCGTGCCTGGCTATATTTATCATGAAGCTATAAATGACCGTCAAATTACTTGGGAATTTAAGAGCGACCTCGGCATTGTCAAAAAGAAAGTCACGCTATTGATTGACTTTAAAGAATGGAATGAACCCAATAAGGTAAGTTTTGAAATAAAACGGAAAAATGAAAAATATATAGGTGAAGGGTATATTGAAGTAAAAGCACTGAATAAAAATAAAACACGCGTAACAGGATTTCTCGAAATTAATGCAAGTGGCGCAATGGGTTCATTAGCAAATTCACTTTTTAAATCAAACATCCCAAAATCTGCCGAAGAAGCAGCGGCAGCCATTTCGTCTAAGCTAGAAGAATTTAATAATAAGTGA
- the ppc gene encoding phosphoenolpyruvate carboxylase, with the protein MTTEMKLNDSSLPLRRDVKLLGNILGEILVNYGGIELYDKVEKIRTMCKSLRNQYNDEVYSELKQEISSMGSPIRKQVIRAFSAYFHLINVAEQNHRIRRRRHYHLEDDTIVQPDSIESAILSLKENNIHTDSIQHALNTLSLELVITAHPTEATKRSILEIQQRIADTLKKLDHPLLTARERQKLEESLFNEVTILWQTDELRHNKPTVLDEVRNGLFYFDQTLFEVLPEIHREVEFCLEKNYSEVDWKVPNFLRFGSWIGGDRDGNPNVTAEVTWDTLHMQRKLVLKKYKNVLVDLMKRYSHSTTHVEVSPELLQTLEEEENLFLPEDKKWPIQTEVYRRKFAIIIERVKQIGMTESGYKSADELLEDLYAVKRSLKKHHPAEHELKTIQKLIRQVQLFGFHLATLDIRNHSGEHEAAMTEILRKVRIAENYAELTEEAKIKVLETILMDPRPLLLLHEDYSIETQKILQVFQMIRNAHKEFGPRSISVYLVSMTKSPSDLLEVLVLAKEAGIYRLHADGTVESQLNVAPLLETIDDLTAGPEIMETLFKLPVYRNHIQQMDNQQEIMLGYSDGSKDGGTLTANWKLYKAQLEIHEMAIRYQIRLKFFHGRGGSLGRGGGPLNKSLLSQPAETIGDGVKITEQGEVLSSRYLLEDIAYRSLEQATSTLVQAATHISKEAEQGQLRKELWENAIEEISSEALSKYQSLVFADPDFLTYFNEATPLREIGDLNIGSRPMSRKSRGRFEDLRAIPWVFAWTQSRQLLPAWYAAGTGLESFAAKSIQNLQLLQAMYEKWPFFQSTINNLQMALMKADITTAKEYLSLVEDQEIANRIFANIQEEYEKTKEILLKITGDKELLDHTPNIKDSVYRRNPYVDPLNFLQVELIKQLRQQEVPDEELLKEVLLTINGISAGLRNTG; encoded by the coding sequence ATGACAACAGAAATGAAATTAAATGACAGCAGTCTTCCGCTAAGGCGTGACGTTAAACTATTGGGTAATATTCTTGGTGAAATTTTAGTCAATTATGGCGGGATTGAACTATATGATAAAGTTGAAAAAATAAGGACAATGTGTAAATCACTTAGAAATCAATATAATGATGAAGTTTATTCAGAGTTAAAGCAGGAAATTTCAAGCATGGGCTCACCAATTAGAAAACAAGTCATTCGTGCTTTTTCAGCCTATTTTCATTTAATTAATGTAGCTGAACAAAATCATCGTATTCGGAGACGGAGGCATTACCATCTCGAAGATGACACCATTGTACAGCCAGATTCAATTGAGAGTGCCATACTTTCACTAAAAGAAAATAATATTCATACAGATTCCATACAACATGCGCTCAATACCCTGTCACTCGAACTTGTTATTACGGCTCATCCTACAGAGGCAACAAAGCGTTCCATTCTCGAAATTCAACAACGAATAGCGGATACTTTAAAAAAGCTCGATCATCCCTTACTTACAGCTAGAGAGCGTCAAAAGCTAGAGGAAAGCTTATTTAATGAAGTCACAATACTCTGGCAAACGGATGAATTGCGTCATAATAAACCGACTGTTTTAGATGAAGTGCGAAATGGGCTATTTTATTTTGATCAGACATTATTTGAGGTACTTCCAGAAATTCATCGAGAAGTTGAATTTTGTCTCGAGAAAAACTATTCTGAAGTGGATTGGAAGGTTCCTAATTTCCTTCGTTTTGGTTCTTGGATTGGCGGGGATCGGGATGGAAATCCAAATGTAACTGCAGAGGTAACATGGGATACCTTACATATGCAGCGGAAACTCGTATTAAAGAAATATAAAAATGTTTTAGTTGACCTGATGAAACGTTATAGTCATTCTACAACACATGTAGAGGTCAGCCCAGAGTTACTCCAGACATTAGAGGAAGAAGAGAACTTGTTCTTACCTGAGGATAAGAAATGGCCCATTCAAACTGAAGTGTATCGTCGCAAATTTGCGATTATCATAGAACGGGTAAAACAGATTGGAATGACTGAATCCGGATATAAATCGGCTGATGAATTATTAGAAGATTTATACGCAGTTAAGAGAAGTTTGAAAAAGCACCATCCTGCTGAGCATGAATTAAAGACCATCCAGAAGCTAATCAGACAAGTACAGCTTTTCGGTTTTCATTTGGCGACACTTGATATTCGAAACCATAGTGGAGAACATGAGGCGGCTATGACAGAAATATTAAGAAAAGTTCGGATTGCTGAAAATTATGCAGAACTAACTGAAGAGGCAAAAATTAAGGTATTAGAAACTATTTTAATGGACCCGCGCCCGCTGCTACTTTTGCATGAAGATTATTCAATTGAAACACAGAAAATACTCCAAGTGTTCCAGATGATTAGAAATGCACATAAAGAATTTGGGCCACGTTCCATTTCCGTCTATCTAGTGAGTATGACGAAATCACCTAGTGACCTACTTGAAGTCCTAGTATTAGCGAAAGAGGCAGGGATCTATCGGCTTCATGCCGATGGGACGGTTGAAAGCCAGTTGAATGTGGCACCTTTACTTGAAACCATTGATGATTTAACAGCTGGTCCGGAAATCATGGAAACTTTATTTAAGTTGCCGGTATATCGAAATCATATACAACAAATGGATAACCAACAGGAAATAATGCTGGGTTATTCTGATGGCAGTAAAGATGGCGGGACGTTAACAGCGAACTGGAAACTATATAAAGCACAGCTCGAAATTCATGAAATGGCTATCAGATATCAAATTAGGCTAAAGTTCTTCCATGGCCGTGGCGGTTCTTTAGGCCGCGGCGGCGGTCCATTAAACAAAAGTCTCTTATCGCAGCCTGCCGAAACGATTGGCGACGGAGTGAAAATTACAGAGCAAGGTGAAGTACTATCATCCCGCTACCTGCTTGAGGATATTGCCTATCGCAGTTTGGAACAAGCCACATCCACTCTAGTTCAGGCTGCCACGCATATTTCAAAAGAGGCGGAGCAAGGTCAACTGCGCAAAGAGTTATGGGAAAATGCCATTGAGGAAATTTCCAGTGAAGCATTATCGAAATATCAATCGTTAGTTTTTGCTGATCCAGATTTCCTGACCTATTTCAATGAAGCGACACCATTAAGGGAAATTGGTGATTTAAACATTGGTTCAAGACCTATGAGCCGGAAAAGCCGCGGCCGATTTGAAGATTTAAGGGCGATTCCATGGGTGTTTGCTTGGACCCAAAGCCGGCAGCTCCTACCAGCCTGGTATGCAGCAGGCACAGGCTTAGAAAGCTTTGCAGCAAAAAGCATCCAGAATTTACAGCTATTACAGGCAATGTATGAAAAATGGCCATTTTTTCAATCAACAATCAATAATCTTCAAATGGCTCTAATGAAAGCTGATATTACTACGGCAAAGGAATATTTATCACTTGTTGAAGATCAAGAGATTGCAAACCGGATTTTTGCTAATATTCAGGAGGAGTATGAAAAAACGAAAGAGATTCTTCTCAAAATTACTGGGGACAAAGAATTGCTTGATCATACACCAAATATAAAAGACTCTGTTTATCGCAGAAATCCATATGTGGATCCATTAAACTTTTTACAGGTTGAGTTAATAAAACAATTAAGACAGCAGGAAGTACCAGATGAAGAGTTATTAAAAGAGGTATTGCTTACAATAAACGGAATATCAGCTGGCTTACGAAATACGGGCTGA
- the adhE gene encoding bifunctional acetaldehyde-CoA/alcohol dehydrogenase codes for MAVEERVVQDKQNIVAMIDHLARNGAKALGEFRCYNQEMVDEIVKQMALTALNNHTHLAKLAIEETKRGVYEDKVFKNMFATEFIYNNIRDLKTVGVISENEYEGMVEMAEPVGVIAGVIPITNPTSTVIFKSLISLKTRNPIIFAFPKYAQHCCVETAKLLKEAAMQAGAPENCIQWIEIPSHAAFQTLMQHPKIALILATGGPNLVKAAYSSGKPALGVGAGNVPCYIEKTANIKRAVNDIILSKTFDNGMICASEQALIIDREIYGEVKKELIDNNCYFLNEEERKMIENVAIDTKNATLNPMIVGLPAFMIAKMAGVNVPVNTKILIAELKGVGPKYPLSCEKLSPILACYQAVSLAEALLLAESTLEYGGLGHSAAIHTADQNVIDTFALRMRAGRIMVNTPSTHGAIGDIYNTSLPSLTIGCGTYGGNSVSQNVGAANLMNIKKVAKRRTMTQWFKVPSQIFFEKNSIQVLATIPEISKVFIVTSPSQVKNGFVDNVLYQLKKNPGNIQFEVLYDVEPEPSVETVMNGAERMSKFKPDCLIALGGGSVMDAAKGMWLFYEHPDADFNHLKQKFFDPSKRVAKFPPLRGKAKFIAIPTTSGTGSEVTSFAVISDKKRNIKYPLADFQLTPDVAIVDPQFVMTVPKHVTADTGMDVLTHAIEAYVSVLANDYTDGLALKAIQLVFDFLPRAYKDGSDEVAREKMHNASTIAGMAFANSFLGVNHSLAHALGAEFNIAHGRANAILLPHVIRYNAAKPNKFMTYPKYEHFIADQRYAEISKMLGLPAGTVEEGVESLIQAIMKLAGELELPMSIQETGIGKAEFDKKINTLAENAFDDQDTIANPKQPLVTELANIYRQAY; via the coding sequence ATGGCAGTAGAAGAGAGAGTCGTCCAGGATAAGCAAAATATTGTAGCAATGATTGATCACTTAGCGAGAAATGGAGCTAAAGCCTTAGGTGAATTCAGGTGTTACAACCAGGAGATGGTTGATGAAATTGTTAAGCAAATGGCATTAACAGCGCTTAACAACCATACGCATTTGGCGAAACTCGCAATTGAAGAAACCAAAAGAGGCGTATATGAAGATAAGGTTTTCAAAAATATGTTTGCGACGGAGTTTATCTATAACAATATTAGGGACCTAAAAACGGTGGGTGTCATTAGTGAAAATGAATATGAAGGTATGGTGGAAATGGCCGAACCAGTGGGGGTAATCGCTGGGGTTATACCAATTACTAATCCTACCTCTACTGTAATCTTTAAATCGTTAATTTCACTAAAAACAAGAAATCCGATTATTTTTGCGTTTCCAAAATACGCGCAGCATTGCTGTGTGGAGACGGCAAAATTACTTAAAGAAGCAGCAATGCAAGCAGGAGCGCCCGAAAATTGCATCCAGTGGATTGAAATTCCTTCACATGCTGCTTTTCAAACCTTAATGCAGCATCCAAAGATAGCGCTTATCCTTGCCACCGGCGGTCCAAATTTGGTTAAAGCGGCTTATAGCTCTGGTAAACCTGCATTAGGCGTTGGTGCTGGCAATGTACCATGTTACATTGAGAAAACGGCAAACATTAAGCGTGCAGTCAATGATATTATTTTATCCAAAACCTTCGACAACGGGATGATTTGTGCTTCGGAACAAGCACTTATCATTGATAGGGAAATCTACGGTGAAGTTAAAAAGGAATTAATTGATAATAATTGTTATTTTCTAAATGAAGAAGAACGGAAAATGATTGAAAATGTAGCGATAGATACGAAGAATGCTACTCTCAATCCAATGATTGTTGGATTACCAGCATTTATGATAGCGAAAATGGCAGGGGTCAATGTCCCAGTAAATACGAAAATACTTATCGCAGAATTAAAAGGAGTGGGTCCGAAATATCCACTTTCTTGTGAAAAGCTAAGTCCGATATTGGCATGTTACCAAGCGGTAAGCCTGGCGGAAGCCTTATTACTAGCTGAGAGTACCCTTGAATATGGTGGACTAGGACACTCTGCAGCCATTCATACAGCTGATCAGAATGTGATTGACACCTTTGCACTGCGAATGAGAGCGGGAAGAATTATGGTTAATACCCCATCGACTCATGGGGCAATTGGTGATATCTACAATACATCATTACCATCCTTAACAATTGGGTGTGGAACCTATGGGGGGAACTCTGTGTCACAGAATGTTGGAGCAGCAAATTTAATGAACATTAAGAAAGTAGCAAAGAGAAGAACGATGACACAATGGTTCAAAGTGCCATCACAAATATTCTTTGAGAAAAATTCTATTCAGGTGTTAGCTACTATCCCAGAAATTTCAAAAGTGTTTATTGTGACAAGCCCAAGTCAAGTGAAAAATGGTTTCGTAGACAATGTATTATATCAATTGAAAAAAAATCCAGGAAATATCCAATTTGAAGTATTATATGATGTTGAACCAGAGCCAAGTGTTGAAACCGTGATGAACGGTGCAGAGAGAATGAGTAAATTTAAGCCCGATTGTTTAATTGCTCTTGGCGGAGGTTCGGTAATGGATGCAGCAAAAGGTATGTGGCTTTTCTACGAACATCCAGATGCTGATTTTAATCATTTAAAGCAAAAGTTCTTTGACCCAAGTAAGAGAGTAGCTAAATTTCCTCCACTTCGGGGCAAGGCGAAATTTATAGCCATTCCGACAACATCTGGTACAGGGTCAGAGGTAACTTCGTTTGCAGTTATTTCCGATAAAAAGAGAAATATTAAATATCCGCTTGCAGACTTTCAGCTTACACCTGATGTAGCCATTGTCGATCCTCAGTTTGTCATGACTGTCCCTAAGCATGTCACAGCGGATACGGGCATGGACGTTCTTACACATGCAATTGAAGCATATGTATCGGTCTTGGCAAATGACTATACTGATGGCCTGGCATTGAAAGCGATCCAATTAGTTTTTGACTTTTTACCAAGAGCATATAAGGACGGCAGTGATGAAGTGGCCCGTGAAAAAATGCATAATGCGTCAACGATTGCTGGAATGGCTTTCGCTAATTCATTTCTCGGAGTTAACCATAGCCTTGCACATGCACTTGGAGCAGAATTCAATATTGCGCATGGACGTGCCAATGCTATTCTTCTGCCACACGTCATTCGCTATAACGCAGCCAAGCCAAACAAATTCATGACATACCCTAAGTATGAGCACTTTATTGCCGATCAGCGTTATGCGGAAATCTCAAAAATGCTTGGACTTCCTGCAGGAACAGTTGAAGAAGGCGTTGAGAGTTTAATACAGGCAATCATGAAGCTAGCAGGAGAATTAGAATTACCAATGAGTATTCAGGAAACCGGCATTGGCAAAGCAGAATTTGATAAAAAAATAAATACATTGGCAGAAAACGCATTTGATGACCAGGATACAATCGCGAATCCGAAACAACCACTCGTAACAGAACTCGCTAATATTTACCGCCAGGCATATTAA
- a CDS encoding long-chain fatty acid--CoA ligase encodes MVYRQKPWLKFYDSRVSESVLVDYDSLFDLLHQASNIHGDMPALTFFGKSWSYRETRMISEMFAASLYRIGFRKGDRLAIMLPNCPHYIFSLFAGFRLGGIAVQVNPMYVEREIKHVLTDSEAEYIVVYEALYQRVKQVQPKSSLKKIIVVGFGGNRIELSEGDIYFEDFLTHDNLIPEIPINIKEDVALLQYTGGTTGVSKGVMLTHQNLLANIIQVCDFTYNAVDERPDNFKIVSVLPMFHVFGLSCNALSAIRIGCNQLILPRFDVNELLEVIKREKPFQVVVVPTMIFALNSHPQLEESNIGDIFYVGSGGAPLPIEQIKSFEKRVGTRLVDGYGLSETAPSAISTPPFLPRKLGSVGIPLPGTEARIVRETEDGYENVPVGEAGELILRGPQVMKGYWKRPGDTEMVLKDGWLFTGDIAKMDEDGYFYILDRKKDIIIASGYNVYPREIEEVLYQHEAVEEAIVIGIPDQYRGETVKAFVKLKAGAVVSPESLIEFAKINLAPYKVPREIEFLDDLPKSSVGKLLRRMLKKKEEKVEV; translated from the coding sequence ATGGTCTATAGGCAAAAACCTTGGTTGAAATTTTACGATTCAAGAGTCAGTGAGAGTGTTTTAGTAGATTATGATTCATTATTTGATCTTTTGCATCAGGCATCAAATATTCATGGTGATATGCCCGCTCTCACTTTTTTTGGGAAGTCATGGAGCTACAGGGAAACGAGGATGATTTCCGAAATGTTTGCTGCATCCTTGTATAGGATTGGCTTTAGAAAGGGAGATCGTCTGGCTATTATGCTTCCTAACTGCCCGCATTATATTTTCAGTTTATTTGCAGGTTTTCGGTTAGGCGGTATTGCCGTTCAAGTAAATCCAATGTATGTCGAAAGAGAAATTAAACATGTGCTTACAGATTCCGAGGCAGAATACATAGTTGTATATGAAGCACTATATCAGAGGGTAAAGCAAGTACAGCCAAAATCGTCATTGAAAAAAATTATTGTCGTAGGATTCGGCGGGAATAGGATAGAACTCAGCGAAGGCGATATTTACTTTGAAGACTTCCTTACCCATGACAATCTTATACCTGAGATTCCAATTAATATTAAAGAAGATGTGGCACTGTTGCAATATACTGGCGGTACAACAGGGGTGTCAAAAGGGGTAATGCTTACACACCAAAATCTTTTGGCCAATATTATTCAGGTATGTGATTTCACTTATAATGCGGTGGATGAAAGACCAGATAATTTTAAAATTGTTAGTGTTCTTCCCATGTTTCATGTTTTTGGTCTTTCCTGCAATGCCCTTTCGGCGATAAGAATAGGCTGTAACCAATTGATTCTGCCGAGATTTGATGTTAATGAGCTATTAGAAGTTATTAAACGGGAGAAACCATTCCAAGTGGTGGTTGTTCCGACAATGATTTTCGCATTAAACAGCCACCCGCAATTAGAGGAAAGCAACATAGGTGATATTTTCTATGTGGGCAGCGGCGGTGCTCCGTTACCGATAGAGCAGATTAAATCGTTCGAGAAAAGGGTGGGCACAAGATTAGTAGATGGCTATGGTCTTTCCGAAACTGCACCATCGGCAATCTCTACACCTCCATTTCTTCCTCGCAAATTAGGCAGTGTCGGAATTCCTCTCCCAGGCACAGAGGCGAGAATTGTAAGGGAGACAGAGGATGGCTATGAGAATGTTCCAGTTGGGGAAGCAGGGGAACTAATCCTTCGTGGTCCGCAAGTAATGAAAGGATATTGGAAACGTCCTGGGGATACAGAAATGGTATTAAAAGATGGCTGGCTGTTTACAGGTGATATAGCGAAAATGGATGAAGATGGATACTTTTATATCTTGGATCGTAAGAAGGATATCATTATTGCGAGCGGCTACAATGTTTATCCGCGTGAAATTGAAGAAGTGCTCTATCAGCATGAAGCAGTCGAAGAGGCAATTGTCATCGGTATTCCTGATCAGTACAGAGGAGAAACCGTAAAGGCATTTGTAAAGCTGAAAGCGGGGGCAGTTGTATCACCCGAAAGTCTTATAGAATTTGCAAAAATCAATTTAGCCCCCTACAAAGTACCGAGGGAAATTGAATTCCTAGATGACCTTCCTAAATCTTCTGTCGGCAAGCTGCTTAGAAGGATGCTTAAGAAAAAAGAGGAAAAGGTTGAGGTTTGA